TTCCGTTGGCCTGGGCGTACTTCTGGTAGAGGGAAAGGTGTTCGAGAGCGCGCCCCGTGCCGATGGCGACGGCGAGCAAGGGGTTCTCCGCTACGAAGACGGGTATCCCCGTCTCTTCCGCAAGCCGACGGTCGAGGTTCCGAAGAAGCGATCCCCCCCCGGCGAGGACGATCCCGCGGTCCATGATGTCCGCCGCGAGCTCCGGCGGACTCTTTTCCAAGGTGGACTTTACGGCGTCGACGATGGCGCGCACGACGTCGTCCAGCGCCTCCGCGATCTCCCGCGCCGTAAGGGATATGGTCTTGGGCAGACCGGTGACGAGGTCGCGGCCCCGAACCTCCATTTCCGGTCCGTCCCCACCTTCGGGAGGAAGGGCGCTCCCCAACTCGATTTTGAGGTCTTCTGCCGTCCGCTCCCCGATGAGGAGGTTGTAGCGCCGCTTCACATACTGGAGGATCGCATCGTCCATCTCGTCACCGGCGACGCGCACGGACTGACCGATGACGATCCCGCCGAGGGAGATGATCGCCACCTCCGTCGTCCCGCCGCCGATGTCCACGATCATGCTGCCCGTAGGCTCCCAAACGGGGAGGTCTACGCCGATGGCGGCGGCGAAGGGCTCCTCGATCGTCATCGCCTCCCTCGCCCCCGCCTGCCGGGCGGCATCTTCCACGGCGCGCCGCTCTACGGGCGTTACCCCGAGGGGGATGGATATCATGATGTTCGGACGGCGGGAAAAGAGCCCCTTCTTTTGCGCCTTCTGGATGAACGTGCGGATCATGACCTCCGTGGTGTCGAAATCGGCAATCACCCCGTCCTTGAGAGGGCGCTTTACGACGATCGAGGCGGGCGTTCGCCCGACCATTCGCTTCGCGTCTTCGCCGACCGCCTCGACGGCGCCGGTCTTCGTGTTCACGG
This window of the Brockia lithotrophica genome carries:
- a CDS encoding Rod shape-determining protein MreB — encoded protein: MKGASKEVFSMTRDMGIDLGTANTLVYVKGKGIVLKEPSVVAVNTKTGAVEAVGEDAKRMVGRTPASIVVKRPLKDGVIADFDTTEVMIRTFIQKAQKKGLFSRRPNIMISIPLGVTPVERRAVEDAARQAGAREAMTIEEPFAAAIGVDLPVWEPTGSMIVDIGGGTTEVAIISLGGIVIGQSVRVAGDEMDDAILQYVKRRYNLLIGERTAEDLKIELGSALPPEGGDGPEMEVRGRDLVTGLPKTISLTAREIAEALDDVVRAIVDAVKSTLEKSPPELAADIMDRGIVLAGGGSLLRNLDRRLAEETGIPVFVAENPLLAVAIGTGRALEHLSLYQKYAQANGTRR